In Pengzhenrongella sicca, a single genomic region encodes these proteins:
- a CDS encoding Txe/YoeB family addiction module toxin, translating into MRYVWDQDAWSDYVYWQVQDRRVVKRINDLIKDISRGADQATPHEGIGKPEALKHGLHGYWSRRITDEHRLIYKVVDDEIRIAACCFHYSA; encoded by the coding sequence GTGAGGTATGTCTGGGACCAGGACGCGTGGTCGGACTACGTGTACTGGCAGGTCCAGGATCGTCGGGTCGTCAAACGGATCAACGACCTGATCAAGGACATTTCCAGGGGCGCCGACCAAGCCACGCCTCATGAGGGCATCGGCAAGCCCGAGGCCCTCAAGCATGGTCTTCACGGCTACTGGTCGCGGCGCATCACGGACGAGCATCGCCTGATCTACAAGGTGGTCGACGACGAGATCAGAATCGCGGCGTGCTGTTTTCACTACAGCGCGTGA
- a CDS encoding sensor histidine kinase, with protein sequence MSSDTLAVVGIAAGWSIAVGLVGAALAWSLRRRSVRWSAAILGLVAVGGIVAGMVGTARAMFLSDHDFAVVITVCVVSGLVSVGFALWLGERVVGSARGLRDAATQFGEGGQFRAPVGGPREFAEISRELTRTSDRLRDSTERERLLEESRRELVAWVSHDLRTPLAGIRAMSEALEDGIAEDPARYRAQMRIEVDRMVRMVDDLFELSRIHAGTLQLSLETVQLGDLVSEAIAGVDPVARAKQVRVGGSVDAGVLVRADPNALARVVSNLVMNAIRHTPSDGTIEINAHAEASTIELSVTDGCGGIADGDLDRVFDVAWRGSHARTPGADIGAGLGLAIVKGIVEAHRGTVAVSNHAPGCRFVVRIPA encoded by the coding sequence ATGAGCAGCGACACCCTCGCGGTCGTCGGGATCGCCGCCGGCTGGTCGATCGCCGTCGGGCTCGTTGGCGCGGCTCTGGCGTGGTCCCTGCGCCGCCGGTCCGTGCGCTGGTCGGCCGCGATCCTCGGGCTGGTCGCCGTCGGCGGGATCGTCGCGGGCATGGTGGGGACAGCGCGCGCGATGTTCCTGTCCGACCACGACTTCGCCGTCGTCATCACCGTGTGTGTCGTGTCTGGTCTCGTGTCGGTCGGGTTCGCTCTCTGGCTCGGGGAGCGGGTGGTCGGCTCGGCACGGGGACTTCGAGACGCTGCGACCCAATTCGGGGAGGGCGGCCAGTTCCGCGCGCCGGTCGGTGGCCCGCGCGAGTTCGCCGAGATCTCCCGCGAGCTGACCCGGACCAGCGACCGGTTGCGCGATTCGACCGAGCGTGAGCGGCTCCTCGAGGAGTCCCGTCGCGAGCTCGTCGCGTGGGTGTCGCACGACCTGCGCACCCCGCTGGCCGGAATTCGCGCGATGTCGGAGGCCCTCGAAGACGGTATCGCCGAGGACCCCGCGCGCTATCGCGCCCAGATGCGAATCGAGGTCGACCGGATGGTGCGGATGGTCGACGACCTGTTCGAGCTGTCCCGCATCCACGCCGGCACCCTCCAGCTGAGCCTCGAGACCGTCCAGCTCGGTGACCTGGTGAGTGAGGCGATCGCGGGCGTCGATCCCGTGGCCCGAGCCAAGCAGGTACGTGTCGGGGGCTCGGTCGACGCTGGCGTCCTGGTCCGGGCCGACCCCAACGCGCTCGCCCGCGTGGTGTCCAACCTCGTGATGAACGCGATCCGGCACACCCCGTCCGACGGCACCATCGAGATTAACGCGCACGCCGAAGCCAGCACCATCGAGCTGAGCGTCACGGACGGCTGCGGCGGGATCGCCGACGGTGACCTCGACCGCGTCTTCGACGTGGCCTGGCGGGGCAGTCACGCGCGAACGCCCGGCGCGGACATCGGAGCGGGCCTGGGCCTGGCAATCGTCAAAGGAATCGTCGAAGCCCACCGGGGGACCGTCGCGGTGAGCAACCATGCGCCGGGTTGCCGGTTTGTCGTGCGAATTCCCGCGTAG
- a CDS encoding type II toxin-antitoxin system Phd/YefM family antitoxin, whose protein sequence is MTYSQSRARYAETLNAVTDDREEVVITRAGHDPVVIVSLADYESLKETAYLLQNPANARRLLTSIERLEAGRGEERELVE, encoded by the coding sequence ATGACGTACTCGCAGTCGCGGGCCCGGTACGCGGAGACCTTGAACGCGGTCACTGATGACCGCGAAGAAGTTGTCATCACCCGGGCGGGGCACGACCCGGTGGTCATCGTCTCACTCGCCGACTACGAGTCGCTCAAGGAGACTGCCTACCTCCTGCAGAACCCCGCGAACGCTCGTCGGTTGCTGACCTCGATAGAGCGTTTGGAGGCTGGGCGGGGCGAGGAGCGCGAGCTCGTCGAGTGA
- a CDS encoding ClcB-like voltage-gated chloride channel protein, whose protein sequence is MGTAFAVAAKAPITAVLLLLKLGEYTIIVPLMVAIVLASAMSHVLDRDRIHASKLRRRGVDISVTPEERRLATITVGQIMEPVGTSLRESVSLHAAAGVLSHAPHGQLPVLDAYGRYRGIATAQTVAATPPTETTIGSPSRLSSNCPTP, encoded by the coding sequence ATGGGCACCGCGTTCGCCGTCGCGGCCAAGGCACCGATCACCGCGGTGTTGCTCCTGCTCAAGCTCGGCGAGTACACGATCATCGTGCCCCTCATGGTCGCGATCGTGCTGGCCAGCGCCATGAGCCACGTCCTGGACCGCGACCGCATCCACGCCTCCAAGCTGCGCCGACGCGGCGTCGACATCTCCGTCACCCCCGAGGAAAGGCGGCTCGCGACGATCACGGTCGGGCAGATCATGGAGCCCGTTGGGACATCCCTGCGGGAGAGCGTCAGCCTCCACGCGGCCGCCGGCGTCCTGAGTCACGCGCCGCACGGCCAGCTACCGGTTCTGGACGCCTACGGTCGCTATCGCGGGATCGCCACCGCACAGACGGTCGCCGCCACCCCGCCGACGGAGACCACAATCGGGTCACCGTCGCGTCTGTCGTCGAACTGCCCGACGCCGTGA
- a CDS encoding class II fructose-bisphosphate aldolase, producing MTVVSTRELMRDAVAAGAGIGAFNVVHLETAEALVTAAETTGLPVILQISQNCARFHGGLEPIALATLAVARASSARVAVHLDHAEDADLARQAVDLGFGSIMFDGARLPYETNVSATADLVEYAHDRDVFVEAELGAIGGKDGAHAPGVRTDPGEAAQFVAETGVDALAVAVGTSHAMTERVASLDLDLVARIHAALVVPLVLHGSSGVTDAQILRAIDAGMTKINVSTHLNGFFTSAVRASLREDRTMVDSRRYVGVGRRSLAAEAARLIALFAGVHHCHADIT from the coding sequence ATGACCGTGGTGTCGACGCGTGAACTCATGCGGGATGCGGTCGCCGCGGGCGCGGGCATCGGCGCGTTCAACGTCGTGCATCTCGAGACCGCGGAAGCACTCGTCACCGCAGCCGAGACCACTGGCCTGCCTGTGATCCTGCAAATCTCCCAGAACTGCGCGCGATTCCACGGCGGGCTCGAGCCGATCGCGCTGGCAACGCTCGCCGTCGCGCGGGCATCGAGCGCCCGCGTGGCAGTCCACCTCGACCACGCCGAGGACGCGGACCTCGCACGCCAGGCCGTGGACCTTGGCTTCGGCTCGATCATGTTCGACGGTGCGCGACTCCCCTACGAGACGAACGTCTCGGCAACCGCCGACCTCGTCGAGTACGCCCACGATCGAGATGTCTTCGTCGAGGCCGAGCTGGGCGCAATTGGAGGCAAAGACGGCGCACACGCACCTGGAGTGCGCACCGACCCAGGCGAGGCCGCGCAGTTCGTGGCTGAAACCGGCGTCGACGCGCTAGCGGTCGCCGTCGGCACGTCGCACGCAATGACCGAGCGGGTCGCCTCACTCGATCTCGATCTTGTCGCCCGCATCCACGCAGCGCTTGTCGTCCCCCTGGTGTTACACGGCTCATCGGGAGTCACCGATGCGCAGATCCTTCGAGCGATCGACGCTGGCATGACCAAGATCAACGTCTCCACCCACCTCAACGGCTTCTTCACCTCCGCCGTCCGCGCAAGCCTTCGAGAAGACCGCACCATGGTCGATTCACGTCGCTACGTCGGCGTCGGTCGCCGCTCGCTCGCAGCGGAGGCGGCTCGCTTGATTGCTCTCTTTGCAGGCGTGCATCATTGCCACGCCGATATAACCTAG
- a CDS encoding response regulator transcription factor, which produces MADVLVVDDDHTVREVVVSYLRAGGHRVVDVADGESALVAMRARPADLVVLDLMLPGISGLEVCRRLREATDVPVIMLTALGAETDRIMGLGLGADDYVTKPFSPRELVLRVDSVLRRAGQRADPGVAVLHDGDLVVDSAQHVATRAGQRLALTVREFELLRFLVANAGVAWSRDDLLRDVWGWTFGDQSTVTVHVRRLREKVEDDPTHPIRLVTVWGVGYRWEAA; this is translated from the coding sequence GTGGCCGATGTGCTGGTCGTGGACGACGACCACACCGTCCGTGAGGTCGTCGTGTCCTACTTGCGCGCCGGCGGGCACCGGGTCGTGGATGTTGCGGACGGGGAGAGCGCACTGGTCGCGATGCGCGCCCGGCCCGCCGACCTGGTGGTGCTCGACCTGATGCTCCCCGGGATCAGCGGCCTGGAGGTGTGCCGCCGGCTGCGGGAAGCGACAGACGTGCCGGTGATCATGCTCACCGCACTCGGCGCCGAGACCGACCGGATCATGGGTCTCGGGTTGGGCGCGGACGACTACGTCACCAAACCCTTCAGCCCCCGCGAGCTCGTGCTGCGGGTCGACTCCGTGCTACGCCGGGCCGGCCAGCGCGCCGACCCGGGAGTCGCCGTCCTGCACGACGGCGACCTGGTCGTCGACTCCGCGCAGCACGTCGCCACCCGCGCGGGCCAACGCCTTGCCCTGACCGTCCGGGAGTTCGAGCTGCTGCGTTTCCTGGTCGCGAACGCGGGGGTCGCGTGGTCACGCGACGACCTCTTGCGCGACGTGTGGGGCTGGACCTTCGGGGACCAGTCGACCGTGACCGTGCACGTGCGCCGGTTGCGCGAGAAGGTCGAGGACGACCCCACCCACCCCATCCGTCTCGTGACGGTCTGGGGCGTCGGATACCGGTGGGAGGCCGCATGA